A single genomic interval of Geotrypetes seraphini chromosome 1, aGeoSer1.1, whole genome shotgun sequence harbors:
- the LOC117369138 gene encoding taste receptor type 2 member 7-like, whose protein sequence is MELTAGTVEMIVCAILIFVSIIGNAVLICCTWRCVRRRLPTSFVLIFSLAVVHLARNFVVNVMNIALDAEVVLESPSCKVGRFTAALTTTLAVWFTLYLSIFYCAKLYRVVHPLSTDPKKKWRRHHLFTVLFLWIAGIAIYCPVLVFGEKDTHVMAENGTQYQYSSLLYTECLVNYSSQQLALFYGKIFLVIVDLLPLAGLVLVSFRVAFLLWEHKKATYGDIWIGSDATEDEIIRASKVVIVMMFLATSLWISHFILVHFLQDLSSYYFMPAVLAVLCSGYSAISPYLLLLINYKLKVQLRSLKPFCCPDVKKSIPTDVKKSVSESAPAVASPYA, encoded by the coding sequence ATGGAGCTTACTGCTGGCACAGTGGAAATGATTGTCTGTGCCATTTTAATCTTTGTGAGCATAATTGGCAATGCTGTATTGATCTGCTGTACATGGAGATGTGTCAGACGTCGTCTGCCGACATCCTTTGTCCTTATCTTCAGTTTGGCAGTGGTCCACCTTGCCAGGAACTTTGTGGTGAATGTCATGAACATTGCGCTGGATGCTGAGGTGGTGTTGGAGTCACCTTCCTGCAAAGTTGGCAGATTTACTGCAGCTCTGACAACTACACTCGCTGTCTGGTTCACATTATACCTGTCAATTTTTTATTGTGCCAAACTATACCGAGTAGTTCACCCTTTGAGCACGGATCCGAAGAAGAAATGGCGGAGGCATCATCTGTTCACAGTGCTTTTTCTTTGGATTGCTGGCATTGCTATTTATTGTCCGGTGTTAGTGTTTGGGGAAAAGGATACACATGTGATGGCAGAAAATGGCACTCAATACCAGTACAGCAGCCTACTGTACACGGAATGTCTGGTTAACTACAGTAGCCAGCAGCTTGCATTGTTctatggaaagatatttttgGTTATAGTTGACCTGCTTCCTCTTGCTGGGCTGGTCCTGGTCAGTTTTCGAGTAGCATTTCTACTCTGGGAACATAAGAAAGCAACTTACGGTGACATTtggattggctcagatgccacaGAGGATGAGATCATTAGAGCATCAAAAGTGGTCATAGTGATGATGTTCCTGGCTACCTCGCTGTGGATTTCTCATTTTATCCTGGTCCATTTCCTGCAAGATCTCAGTTCCTATTACTTCATGCCAGCAGTACTTGCAGTTTTATGTTCTGGGTACTCTGCCATCAGTCCATATCTTCTTTTGCTGATAAACTACAAATTGAAGGTACAGCTGAGGTCCTTGAAGCCTTTCTGTTGTCCTGATGTAAAAAAATCCATACCGACTGATGTCAAGAAATCAGTTTCTGAATCTGCCCCTGCTGTGGCTTCTCCATATGCTTAA